The Pseudomonas sp. TH06 genome contains the following window.
CCGATTCCTATCTGCGCCGCACCAGCGAAGTCAGCCAGTTGCCCGCCGCCAAACAGGAGGCTCGTCAATGAGCACTCAACCGACTCATTTCGCGCTGCTGGCGCGGTTGCTGCACTGGCTGATGGCGCTGATGATCATTGCGATGCTGTTTATCGGCGCCGGTATGGTCACCTCGGTGTCAGAACGGCATGAATGGCTGATCCATCTGCACAAGCCGTTGGGGATTGCGATTCTCGCGCTGGTGATCGTGCGCCTGCTGGTGCGTTTCTCGACTCGCCAGCCACCGCTGCCGGCGGACCTGCCGGACTGGCAGGTGCTGGCGGCAAAGGCTTCGCACGTTTTGCTGTATGCGCTGATGCTGGTGCTGCCGGTGATCGGCTGGGCGATGATCAGCGCTTCGGGCGAGCCCGTCATGCTCAGCAGTTCGTTGCAGTTACCGTCGATTGTGCCGGCGGATGCGCAGCTGTTTGCGTTGCTGCGCAAGGCGCATGGGTATCTGGCCTACCTGTTGTTCCTGACGGTGCTGCTGCATTTGGCGGCGGCGCTGTTTCATGGCTGGGTGCGCCGCGACGAAGTGCTCGACAGCATGTTGCGCGGGCGCGATCGCGATTAACCCGGTTGAGCGGCGCATCGTGCGGATGCGCCGCTTTTCAACGTCAGCCACCAATATCCCAGTGCTACAGCATTAATACCGGCGCCGAGCAGGCACACGCCGCTCCAGCCGGCCCACGCATACATGGCGGTCGAACCGATCGAGCCCAGAGCGCTACCGATCGAATAGAACAACATGTAACCGGCGGTGAGGCGGCTTTGTGCTTCGGGTCGCACGCTGTAGATCATGCTCTGGCTGGTGACATGCACGGCTTGCAGGCCCAGATCCAGAGTGATCACGCCGAGCAACAACGCCCATAGCGAAGATTGTGTGAGGGCGATCGGCAGCCACGAGCCGAGCATCAGCAGCAGAGAAAGTCCGCTGACCCATTGGCCCAGGCCGCGATCAGCCAGGTGTCCGGCACGCGCAGCAGCCAGTGCACCTGCTGCACCGGCCAGTCCGAACAGGCCGATTTCGCTGTGCGACAACGAGAGAGGTGGCGCGGCCAAAGGCAACACCATCGGTGTCCACAGCACCATGGCGCTGGCGAACGTCAGCAGGGCGAGCAGCGCTCGTTGGCGCAGGACGGGCTCTTCCTTGAACAGGACGAATACCGAGGCGATCAATGCGCGGTAGGTCGACGCCGGTTGTGGCTTTTCATCCTTGGGCAATACGCGAAGCAGCAGCAAGCCCATCAATAACGTCAGGCCCGCCGACAGCCAATAGATTGCGCGCCATCCGGCCAGATCAGCCATTGCTCCTGCGACAGTCCGCGCCAGCAAGATGCCGACGACGATGCCGCTGGTGACCACACCCACCACTCGGCCACGTTGTGCCGGGATCGCCAGAGTCGCGGCATAGGCCACCAGCACTTGCGTGACCACGGCAAGCAAACCGGTCAGCGTCATGCCCAGCAGCAGCCACACACTGTCAGGTGCCGAAGCAATCATCAGCAACGCGCAGGCTGAAAGCAGTGTCTGCGTGACGATCAATCGCCGTCGGTTGAGCAGATCCCCCAGCGGCACCAGCAGCACCAATCCGACGCCGTAACCCACCTGCGTCAGGGTAATAACGATGCCAATGGTCGCCGGCGGCAGAGCGAATGCGTCGGCCATGGCATCCAGCAGTGGCTGGGCGTAATACACATTGCCCACGGCGAGGCCGCAGGCAACGGCGAAGAGCAGCACCACGCTGTTACTGAGTGAGTGAGGTTTCATACCCGGATCCATTTTAGGTTTCAAATTAAAACCGGAATCACGGTAAGTATTTTGGTTTTATTTTGCAACCTGATTGATCGAATCTGTGGGCCACACAATGCAAAAGATCGCAGACAAGCTGCGATCTTTTGTAGATACCGGGGGAGGGATCAGCGCAGGGTATCGACCATGTCTGCAATAGTGGTCAGCACGTCCTTGCCCAGCTGTTTCGAGCGTTTGCCCGACCAGCCGGTTTCCGGGTTTGGCGCGTCGTCGTGATCCTTGAACGGCATTTCCAGGGTCAGTGCGAGGCAGTCGTACTTCTGGCCGACGCTGTTGCACGCCAGGGTCATGTTGGCCTGGCCCGGTTCGTCGCGGGTATAGCCGTACTTGGTCTGGAAGTCCCTGGTGGTGTGTTTCAGGTGGCTGCGGAAATGCTCCTCGAGTTTCTCGATCCGTGGCGTGTAACCTGGATTGCCCTCGCAACCCGCGGTGAATACGTGAGGGATTTCTTCATCACCGTGTACATCAAGGAACAGATCGACGCCGTACTTTTCCATCTGCTGCTGGACAAAAAGTACCTCTGGGCTGACTTCCTGGCTGGCATTCTGCCAAGCACGGTTCAGGTCCTGGCCCATCGCGTTGGTGCGCAGATGGCCATGGAAAGCGCCGTCCGGGTTCATGTTCGGCACCAGGTACAGTTCGGCGCTGGCGAGCAGTTTGTTCAGTACCGGATCTTCGTGTTTTTCCAGACGCTCGATCACGCCTTCCATGAACCATTCGGCCATGTGCTCGCCCGGATGCTGTTGGGCGATGATCCAGACTTTGCGCTGGCCTTCGGCGCCGCTGCCTTTGCGCAGCAGTTGAATGTCGCGGCCCTCGACGCTCTTGCCGGTCGCCAGCAACTCGGTGCCGGCCTTGGTCAGCGCTTGCTCGATCAGCCAGTCGTGACGGCCTCGACTATAGGGTTCGAAGTAGGCGAACCAGGCGTGAGTCTGCTCGGCTTCGAGGCAAAAACGCAGGCTGTCGCCTTCGAATTGGGTCGGAATGCGGAACCAGTTGACGTGGTCGTAGGAAGCGACGGCCTGATAGCCGGTCCAGGCTTTGTTATAGGAGGACTGGCTGGCGTTGACCAGGCGAAACCAGTGTTCCTGATGGACATGCAGGCCGCTGGCCTTGAAGTGGAACCACTGGAAGTGCGCGCTGCGGGTGTCTGGTCGGATGGCCAGAACCGGGTTGAGCGGATTGCTGATGTCGATGACTTGGATATTGCCGCTGTCGAAGTTGGCGCTGATGTCGAACGAAGATTTGGCCACGGTCATAATCGGTTCCTGAATATGATTTTTATGGCGGCTACTTTACACGCAAGACAGAGGTGAAACCGAGGGAAATTGCGGGGTGTGGCGGGGGCGTCCTCCATGACGCGGATGCAGCTTAGAGGCTGTGCGATTGATTCTCAAGTGCTAATTGTCATTAGTTTGGCCCAATGTGGCCGGGCTTGGCTTGCTAACCGATATTCTTTTGATATTATCCGCGCCATCGAATTTGCAGCACCTGAAGACTTCATTAGCCTGAAGCCATAAGCCCGAATAACGGGTAAAAAAAGACCCGGCAAAAAGCCGGGTCAAAAACCGTGATTAGCCTGATGAGGAGATAGTCCAGAAGACCGACCTAAGGTCTCTGGTCCATCGACTGATCTCGCGACCAGTTGCTTGCAATAATAATCATTATCATTTGCAAGTCAAATGTTTTTATCTGCGCGATTGGAAAATTCTTTCCTGTCCGCGCGAAATCCCCTTCTTCAGACTTCTTCGCCATCGAGCGAATGGTCGACCATCGCCCGCGCCATATCCACCATATGCACCACTGAAAACGCCAGGTCGCGACTCGCGCCTTGCAGGTTCTCTGCTGCCTTGAATGCGGTCGCCGCCGCACAACGCAACAGATCCGAGGCATGCACCAATGCCTCTTCGCCACTGAGATGACGTCTGACGTCGAAAAATCGCTCATCGACCTCAGGTTCTGACACAGCAGGTTTCAAGTAATAGTCGAGGGCGCGCTGCGCCGCGGCGTTGCCTTGTGGTGAGGTGAACGTGGTGTCCATTTGCAGATCGGGCAAGTCTTTGCTGCTGATATTCATGATCGGGACCACTCCTTGTTCGATTGAAAGTCCGTGGCTTCAGAATAGTACGATGCGTAGTTGTGACTAGGATTTAAATACTACAATATGTGTTTTGTCGGCCGAAGGCGTCCGCGTAAGGTGCCGGATATGGATAAATGGATTGAGTTGGTCAAGGCCAAGATGAGTGAACTCAAAATCACTCAAACAGAGCTCGGAGAGCGCGTCGGCATGTCCCAGGGCGGGATCGGCCATTGGCTGAACAAACGCCGCGAGCCGGGTATCACGCAAATGAATCGCGTGCTGCAAGCACTCGGGATGGACTTTCTCGAAGTGGTGCTGTTGATTCGTGAACCGCAAGTCACCCCGGACGACGACATGCCGCTGGCGCAGAAGTACAACCCGTACTTCCGCTACCCGGTCAGCGATTGGCGGACGCCGTGCGAAGTTCGCGAAGACGGTCAGCCTGCCTATGTTGTAGCGACGGACAAGCAGGTTTTCCAGCTGACGGACTACCATGCCCGTGGGGCGGCGTTCTGGCTGACGGTGGCCGGGAATTCGATGACCGCACCCAGCGGCCCGAGCATTGCCGAAGGCATGTTGATCCTGGTGGATCCGGAGGTGGAAGCGGTGCCCGGGAAACTGGTGATCGCCCAGTGGACCGACAGCGAGGAAGCGATCTTCCGCAAGCTGGATGAAGAGGGCGGCCAGCGTTACCTGATACCGCTCAATCCGACCTGGCCGAAAGCCCTGTTTACCGATGACTGTCGAATCATCGGCGTAGTGGTTCAGGCAACGGCGCGTTTCTAGTCAGATCGATCCTCGTCAGGCGTAGGATCGATCCCCGCATTTACACTTCTTCCAATTCAACCAGAGCGCTGCCTTCGCCGACCATTTCACCTTCCTGACAGTACAGCGCTTTGATCACCCCGGCATGCGGCGCGCGGATACTGTGTTCCATCTTCATGGCTTCCAGCACCACCAGTTGCGCACCGGCCTCGACAGACTGCCCGGCTTCGACCAGAACACGCACGATGCTGCCGTTCATGGGCGCAGTCAGGCCACCCTGATGACTATGGCTGGCTTCGACAGCGCTGATCGGGTCATAGGCCTGAATGCGCCGCAACTCGCCTTCCCATTGCAGAAACAATGAATCGCCCTGGCGCATCGCACGCAAGCAACGACGTACGCCGTCGTGCTCGACAACCAGGGTTTCACCGGAAAGTTTCGCGTCGTTACTGGCGCCCAATGTCAGCGCTCGGTCCTGGCCTTCGCAACTCAAATGCACAGTGATTTCCTGCGGCAGACCTGCACGCAAACCACTGTTCAATGCCCATGGCGAACTCGGGTCATCTTTGCGTGCAAGCGCCGGCAGGCTCTGCGCGAACGCCTGCGCTGCGGCATTCCAGAACGCGTCACTCAACTCGCCAGGAGTCGGCAACAGTTGCTCCTGGTAACGCGGAATAAACCCGGTATCCAGTTCCGCCGCGGCAAACGCAGGATGAGCGATGATCCGGCGCAGAAAATTGATGTTGGTCTTCAGCCCGCCAATGGCGAATCCATCGAGCATGCTCAACAGACGCAGGCGCGCCTGTTCACGATCCTCGCCCCAGGCAATCAGCTTGCCGAGCATCGGGTCGTAGAACGGCGAAATCTCGTCACCTTCTTCAACGCCGCTATCGACCCGACGTCCCGGACCCTCAGTCGATTCGCGATACAACTCCAGACGCCCGGTGGCCGGCAGGAAATCGTTCGACGGGTCTTCGGCATACAAGCGGACTTCAATCGCGTGGCCGTTGAGCGGCACTTGCGCCTGGGTGATCGGCAGCGCTTCGCCACGGGCAACGCGAATCTGCCACGCCACCAGATCCAGTCCGGTGATGGCTTCGGTCACCGGATGCTCGACTTGCAGTCGCGTGTTCATCTCCATGAAGAAGAACTCGCCGCGTGCATCCAGCAGGAACTCCACGGTGCCGGCGCCGACATAACCGATCACCTGCGCGGAACGCACTGCCGCC
Protein-coding sequences here:
- a CDS encoding cytochrome b, with the protein product MSTQPTHFALLARLLHWLMALMIIAMLFIGAGMVTSVSERHEWLIHLHKPLGIAILALVIVRLLVRFSTRQPPLPADLPDWQVLAAKASHVLLYALMLVLPVIGWAMISASGEPVMLSSSLQLPSIVPADAQLFALLRKAHGYLAYLLFLTVLLHLAAALFHGWVRRDEVLDSMLRGRDRD
- a CDS encoding M14-type cytosolic carboxypeptidase, with translation MTVAKSSFDISANFDSGNIQVIDISNPLNPVLAIRPDTRSAHFQWFHFKASGLHVHQEHWFRLVNASQSSYNKAWTGYQAVASYDHVNWFRIPTQFEGDSLRFCLEAEQTHAWFAYFEPYSRGRHDWLIEQALTKAGTELLATGKSVEGRDIQLLRKGSGAEGQRKVWIIAQQHPGEHMAEWFMEGVIERLEKHEDPVLNKLLASAELYLVPNMNPDGAFHGHLRTNAMGQDLNRAWQNASQEVSPEVLFVQQQMEKYGVDLFLDVHGDEEIPHVFTAGCEGNPGYTPRIEKLEEHFRSHLKHTTRDFQTKYGYTRDEPGQANMTLACNSVGQKYDCLALTLEMPFKDHDDAPNPETGWSGKRSKQLGKDVLTTIADMVDTLR
- a CDS encoding DUF3077 domain-containing protein, whose amino-acid sequence is MNISSKDLPDLQMDTTFTSPQGNAAAQRALDYYLKPAVSEPEVDERFFDVRRHLSGEEALVHASDLLRCAAATAFKAAENLQGASRDLAFSVVHMVDMARAMVDHSLDGEEV
- a CDS encoding XRE family transcriptional regulator, whose product is MDKWIELVKAKMSELKITQTELGERVGMSQGGIGHWLNKRREPGITQMNRVLQALGMDFLEVVLLIREPQVTPDDDMPLAQKYNPYFRYPVSDWRTPCEVREDGQPAYVVATDKQVFQLTDYHARGAAFWLTVAGNSMTAPSGPSIAEGMLILVDPEVEAVPGKLVIAQWTDSEEAIFRKLDEEGGQRYLIPLNPTWPKALFTDDCRIIGVVVQATARF
- a CDS encoding acetyl/propionyl/methylcrotonyl-CoA carboxylase subunit alpha, which codes for MSAPVLTTLLVANRGEIACRVMRTAKALGLTTVAVHSATDRDARHSREADIRVDLGGSKAADSYLQIDKLIAAAKASGAQAIHPGYGFLSENAGFARAIEAAGLIFLGPPASAIDAMGSKSAAKALMETAGVPLVPGYHGEAQDLDTFRDACERIGYPVLLKATAGGGGKGMKVVEDVSQLAEALASAQREAQSSFGDSRMLVEKYLLKPRHVEIQVFADQHGNCLYLNERDCSIQRRHQKVVEEAPAPGLTPELRRAMGEAAVRSAQVIGYVGAGTVEFLLDARGEFFFMEMNTRLQVEHPVTEAITGLDLVAWQIRVARGEALPITQAQVPLNGHAIEVRLYAEDPSNDFLPATGRLELYRESTEGPGRRVDSGVEEGDEISPFYDPMLGKLIAWGEDREQARLRLLSMLDGFAIGGLKTNINFLRRIIAHPAFAAAELDTGFIPRYQEQLLPTPGELSDAFWNAAAQAFAQSLPALARKDDPSSPWALNSGLRAGLPQEITVHLSCEGQDRALTLGASNDAKLSGETLVVEHDGVRRCLRAMRQGDSLFLQWEGELRRIQAYDPISAVEASHSHQGGLTAPMNGSIVRVLVEAGQSVEAGAQLVVLEAMKMEHSIRAPHAGVIKALYCQEGEMVGEGSALVELEEV
- a CDS encoding MFS transporter, whose amino-acid sequence is MKPHSLSNSVVLLFAVACGLAVGNVYYAQPLLDAMADAFALPPATIGIVITLTQVGYGVGLVLLVPLGDLLNRRRLIVTQTLLSACALLMIASAPDSVWLLLGMTLTGLLAVVTQVLVAYAATLAIPAQRGRVVGVVTSGIVVGILLARTVAGAMADLAGWRAIYWLSAGLTLLMGLLLLRVLPKDEKPQPASTYRALIASVFVLFKEEPVLRQRALLALLTFASAMVLWTPMVLPLAAPPLSLSHSEIGLFGLAGAAGALAAARAGHLADRGLGQWVSGLSLLLMLGSWLPIALTQSSLWALLLGVITLDLGLQAVHVTSQSMIYSVRPEAQSRLTAGYMLFYSIGSALGSIGSTAMYAWAGWSGVCLLGAGINAVALGYWWLTLKSGASARCAAQPG